The Bombus fervidus isolate BK054 chromosome 6, iyBomFerv1, whole genome shotgun sequence genome contains a region encoding:
- the LOC139988552 gene encoding glutamate receptor ionotropic, kainate 2, giving the protein MLDKCLSLIIFSCVLGSCKGASVNVGGLFDTNDGLQRAFETSIKRVNEQRHKSDAFPNVFFVAKSNEIDTDPFNVSQIVCELMTEGVAAIFGPNNRFTSGHVQSMCDTMEVPHIYGRWEPSQIRGIGVNLFPYAETLSMVFNKIITDFEWKIFAILYADTDSLIRTHRLLEQLDIKEHTIFLYNLGTGPSYRKVMREIKDEEIENILIDCSIHILEEVLKQAQQVGIMSEKNRIIVTSLDLQTIDLEPYQYSGVNFTGVRLIDPESPLVTSVVEMHKYEWGLDDPSKLRVEPALMYDAVQLFARAFKRLRDTIKANVKTLPCDGAVSWEHGFSLNNFMRVSEMEGLTGLIKFDTAGFRSNFQLDIVRVTENGLKKIGIWNSTNDVEWLLEARPQKSEEELSLQNKTFLILIAINHPYGMLKQSADMMTGNDRYEGFGIDIIQELSKMLGFNYTFEVQRDNVYGSYSKKLNKWTGMLGKIIAGEADLAITDLTITAEREGAVDFTMPFMNLGISILYRKPTKTPPSLFSFLSPFSTGVWWYLIGAYIFVSVVLFIIGRICPAEWNNPYPCIEEPEVLENQFTFKNSLWFTIGSLMQQGSEIAPIGFSTRMMATSWWFFCLIIANCYTANLAAFLTVETIVSPFSNVEELARKKTIKYGAKTGGSTYLFFQDSNYSTYKEMYLYMQQNAAEVLPSNNDAGLTKVLREDYAFLMESSSIEYITERYCNVTQIGGLLDAKGYGIAMKKGSPYRHPLNTAVLKMQQSGLITELKKKWWTQKRGGGTCREDGGQSAAEELDLDNVGGVFLVLTVGVAASFFYTVFELIWEVGCTSLREDVSFKEELMAELKFIIKCDNSPKPVRRRKGSSNRSGEDSTRGCTPPYGFIPVIKTSNSDDK; this is encoded by the exons ATGCTGGACAAGTGTCTTTCATTGATCATCTTTTCCTGCGTTCTGGGATCCTGCAAAGGAGCGAGTGTTAACGTAG GAGGATTGTTCGACACTAACGATGGCCTTCAACGCGCCTTCGAAACCTCTATAAAGAGAGTGAACGAACAACGACACAAGAGCGATGCATTTCCAAATGTCTTTTTCGTGGCAAAATCCAACGAGATTGATACGGATCCGTTCAATGTGTCGCAAATAG TATGCGAATTGATGACTGAGGGGGTGGCTGCCATTTTCGGTCCGAACAATAGATTTACCTCAGGACACGTGCAGAGTATGTGTGATACCATGGAAGTGCCACATATTTATGGCAGATGGGAACCCTCTCAAATTCGTGGCATAGGAGTAAACTTATTTCCATATGCAGAAACTCTTTCTATG GTCTTCAATAAAATCATAACTGATTTTGAATGGAAGATTTTCGCAATATTGTACGCAGACACCGATAGTCTGATTCGTACACACCGATTGTTGGAGCAATTAGATATAAAGGAGCATACGatctttttatacaatttaggAACTGGGCCGAGTTACAG AAAAGTGATGCGAGAGATCAAAGACGAGGAGATTGAGAACATTCTTATCGATTGCTCGATTCATATATTGGAAGAGGTATTGAAACAGGCACAGCAAGTGGGAATTATGTCGGAGAAGAACAGAATAATAGTAACTTCCttg GATCTTCAGACGATCGATCTGGAACCATACCAATACTCAGGAGTGAATTTCACCGGGGTACGTTTAATCGATCCCGAAAGTCCACTTGTAACGAGCGTTGTGGAGATGCATAAATACGAATGGGGTTTAGACGATCCTAGCAAACTGCGCGTTGAACCCGCACTCATGTACGATGCTGTACAGCTTTTCGCCAGAGCTTTCAAACGCTTGAGAGACACCATTAAAGCCAATGTAAAAACATTACCTTGCGATGGTGCCGTGAGCTGGGAGCACGGATTTAGTCTGAATAATTTTATGCGAGTC AGCGAAATGGAAGGTCTGACTGGTTTGATCAAATTCGACACCGCTGGATTTCGTAGTAATTTCCAGCTGGATATAGTGAGAGTGACGGAAAACGGACTAAAGAAAATCGGAATATGGAACAGTACGAATGACGTGGAATGGCTATTGGAAGCTCGTCCTCAGAAATCTGAAGAAGAGTTGAGCTTGCAGAACAAAACGTTCCTCATCCTAATTGCTATC AATCATCCCTATGGTATGTTAAAACAATCGGCCGATATGATGACAGGAAATGATCGCTATGAAGGGTTCGGCATCGATATTATTCAAGAATTGAGCAAAATGTTGGGTTTCAATTACACGTTCGAGGTTCAAAGAGACAACGTGTATGGATCATACTCTAAGAAGTTGAACAAGTGGACCGGAATGCTTGGGAAAATAATCGCCGGT GAAGCTGATCTGGCAATTACAGACTTAACTATAACTGCAGAGAGAGAAGGGGCGGTGGACTTTACGATGCCTTTTATGAATTTAG GAATAAGTATTCTGTACCGAAAACCAACGAAGACACCGCCCAGTTTGTTTTCCTTCTTATCGCCATTTTCGACCGGAGTTTGGTGGTATTTAATCGGAGCTTATATATTCGTGTCTGTGGTACTATTCATTATCGGTAGGATATGCCCTGCAGAGTGGAATAATCCGTATCCTTGCATCGAGGAACCAGAGGTGCTTGAGAATCAGTTTacctttaaaaattctttatggtTCACCATTGGTAGTCTTATGCAGCAGGGTTCCGAGATTGCTCCCAT AGGATTTTCGACAAGAATGATGGCCACTTCATGGTGGTTCTTCTGTTTGATCATCGCCAATTGCTATACTGCCAATTTAGCCGCGTTCTTAACGGTCGAGACGATAGTATCACCCTTCTCAAACGTCGAAGAACTAGCAAGGAAAAAGACAATTAAATACGGTGCTAAAACAGGAGGATCTACGTACTTGTTCTTCCAA GATTCCAACTACTCAACGTACAAGGAGATGTACCTATACATGCAGCAGAACGCTGCAGAGGTATTGCCTTCTAACAATGATGCTGGGTTGACGAAGGTGCTCAGAGAAGATTACGCGTTTCTAATGGAATCCAGCTCAATAGAATACATCACTGAAAGGTACTGCAACGTGACTCAGATCGGTGGACTCCTTGATGCAAAGGGTTATGGGATTGCTATGAAAAAGG GATCGCCATATCGTCATCCATTAAACACTGCCGTATTAAAGATGCAACAAAGCGGCTTGATAACagaattgaagaaaaaatggTGGACGCAGAAACGTGGGGGTGGAACATGTCGA GAAGACGGTGGTCAGAGTGCCGCGGAGGAACTGGATCTCGACAATGTGGGTGGCGTATTCCTAGTATTGACTGTAGGCGTTGCTGCCTCCTTCTTTTATACTGTATTCGAGTTAATCTGGGAAGTTGGATGTACATCCTTACGCGAAGAC GTTTCCTTTAAAGAAGAACTAATGGCTGAACTgaagtttattattaaatgtgATAATTCGCCTAAACCAgtgagaagaagaaaaggatcgTCGAATAGAAGTGGAGAAGATAGTACTAGAGGTTGTACACCCCCGTATGGATTTATACCAGTGATTAAAACTTCCAACTCTGATGATAAATAA